In Thermococcus thioreducens, a genomic segment contains:
- a CDS encoding DUF302 domain-containing protein, whose product MKGEEIENGGMKGHGKMGGMKRMKGKGKMKGGCKGHGKGMKGMRKGHHGMHGMAGTEDQKEYSYLREVETGFDETVARVKEELKKEGFGVLSEVRVDRLFKEKLGIDMEPYVILGACNPKFSSQLIGIDINSGTFLPCNLVVYVKDGKTYVSLLLPTKAMSITGNDELLKVASEVEEILKGVVDRV is encoded by the coding sequence ATGAAAGGCGAAGAAATAGAAAACGGCGGAATGAAGGGCCACGGGAAAATGGGTGGCATGAAGAGAATGAAAGGTAAGGGAAAGATGAAGGGTGGCTGTAAGGGCCACGGCAAGGGAATGAAGGGCATGAGAAAGGGCCACCACGGAATGCACGGAATGGCGGGAACGGAGGATCAAAAGGAGTACTCCTACCTCCGCGAGGTTGAAACCGGTTTCGATGAGACCGTGGCGAGGGTCAAGGAGGAGCTGAAGAAGGAGGGCTTCGGTGTCCTCAGCGAGGTCAGGGTTGACCGGCTTTTCAAGGAGAAGCTCGGTATTGACATGGAGCCATACGTCATCCTCGGCGCCTGCAACCCGAAGTTCTCAAGCCAGCTCATCGGAATAGACATCAACAGCGGCACCTTCCTGCCCTGCAACCTGGTGGTGTACGTGAAGGACGGAAAGACCTACGTGAGCCTGCTGCTCCCGACGAAGGCCATGAGCATAACCGGAAACGACGAGCTGTTGAAGGTCGCCTCAGAGGTCGAGGAGATACTAAAGGGCGTCGTTGACAGGGTTTGA
- a CDS encoding GNAT family N-acetyltransferase — MPLRILPAKGTKEEAGHFARLMEMSAPQYFPALLGPRFRDVFEALFLEKENLFSHEHVVFGVYDGEIAGMLLGYDWKTREREEKRTGWLMIRILGFDFLERLPGFIRASLSSGRLEKGDYYISNVAVYPEFRGRKIGKSLLLHAEERAKDMAERMALDVEKDNEIAIAVYKKLGYSLEREHSLELEGRTYRFYRMVKGLKGL, encoded by the coding sequence GTGCCCCTTAGGATTCTCCCCGCAAAGGGGACTAAAGAGGAAGCCGGACACTTCGCGAGGCTCATGGAGATGTCGGCTCCCCAGTACTTCCCGGCCCTACTGGGGCCAAGGTTCAGGGACGTTTTTGAGGCACTTTTTCTGGAAAAGGAAAACCTGTTCAGCCATGAGCATGTGGTTTTTGGGGTCTATGACGGGGAAATCGCAGGAATGCTCCTGGGCTACGACTGGAAAACCCGGGAGCGAGAGGAGAAAAGAACCGGCTGGCTTATGATAAGAATTCTCGGCTTCGACTTCTTAGAGAGGCTTCCAGGGTTCATAAGGGCTTCCCTTAGCTCAGGAAGGCTTGAAAAAGGCGATTACTACATCAGCAACGTCGCCGTTTACCCCGAATTCAGGGGCAGGAAGATAGGAAAAAGCCTGCTGCTCCACGCGGAGGAGAGGGCAAAAGACATGGCCGAAAGAATGGCCCTCGACGTGGAAAAGGACAACGAGATAGCGATAGCGGTCTACAAGAAGCTCGGCTACTCCCTTGAGAGGGAGCATTCCTTAGAGCTTGAGGGAAGGACTTACAGGTTCTACAGGATGGTGAAAGGGCTGAAGGGATTATGA
- a CDS encoding DUF4855 domain-containing protein, whose amino-acid sequence MIPMANFGLWWVRWNGSDYESRMTGTLEEFKGLGFDYAVILGQPAHIQYTGNAETDAYNLSEYLSDHLNMPYYVTIPFFTPSKTPRGNITGNFEGSYWERWIYVFTGSSDPNLKGFYWSLENAWIFKQDQLNIKKGISHELIKAMSQKIHDAGFKFIWIPSASTPYLEGTNIFPLNTSGCHNCPGAYEFFDYIFVQPNYYLAKGVPNISGYNDFKEYLRKLESLKSSHHAWNVYLEMEADECVIGSGGNCRTCSNTLNCTKLAGDYIKVQLDVLGKRYTQRAYYFGVTFDVVKHVDSYCRSNLGVPYV is encoded by the coding sequence GTGATTCCAATGGCAAACTTTGGACTATGGTGGGTTAGATGGAATGGCTCGGATTATGAATCGAGGATGACTGGAACCCTGGAGGAATTTAAGGGGCTTGGTTTTGACTATGCCGTAATCCTCGGACAACCGGCTCATATCCAGTATACAGGGAACGCTGAAACTGATGCATACAATCTCTCAGAGTATTTGAGTGATCACTTGAACATGCCATACTACGTTACAATACCCTTTTTTACGCCTTCAAAAACTCCGCGCGGCAATATAACCGGAAACTTTGAAGGATCCTACTGGGAAAGGTGGATTTATGTGTTCACAGGTTCTTCAGATCCCAATCTAAAGGGATTCTACTGGAGTCTTGAGAATGCGTGGATATTCAAACAGGATCAACTAAACATAAAGAAAGGCATCTCTCACGAACTCATTAAGGCAATGTCTCAAAAAATACATGACGCAGGATTTAAGTTCATCTGGATTCCAAGCGCATCCACCCCGTATCTTGAGGGTACAAACATCTTCCCACTCAATACTTCAGGGTGTCATAACTGCCCAGGTGCTTACGAGTTCTTTGACTACATCTTTGTGCAACCAAACTATTATTTAGCCAAGGGTGTACCGAATATTTCGGGATACAATGACTTCAAAGAGTACCTAAGAAAGCTCGAAAGTCTGAAGTCAAGCCATCATGCATGGAATGTTTACCTTGAAATGGAAGCCGACGAATGTGTTATCGGAAGTGGAGGGAACTGCAGAACATGCAGCAACACTTTAAATTGCACAAAACTGGCGGGCGATTATATAAAAGTTCAACTGGATGTTCTCGGGAAGAGATACACTCAGAGAGCATACTACTTTGGAGTAACCTTTGACGTTGTTAAACATGTTGATTCCTACTGCAGAAGCAATTTGGGGGTTCCGTATGTATAA
- a CDS encoding heavy metal translocating P-type ATPase: protein MATKLKLEGLDCASCAYEIEEALKKEGFEFALVNFTTKEAIIEGDVEKAKEIIKKVEPDVEVMEADEHGHEHDHGHGHEHGGGDFRKTVYQIGVSLALFAIGIVMRYYYGIDDAFVFGIFLASYLISGWRVLRSAVVNSIHGNVFDENFLIAIATIGAFLIREYPEGVAVMLFYVVGEFFQDLAVDRSRRSIKALLALKADYANLLRDGDVVRVKPEELKVGDVIIIKPGERVPVDGVIIEGESTVDTSALTGESVPRTVKEGEEILSGMVNLSGVLKVQVTKGLKESTISRILELVENASARKAKTEKFITRFAHYYTPAVVGIAALIAIVPPLITGDPFTPWIYRALVILVISCPCALVLSIPLGYFGGIGRAAREGILVKGSNYLDALKEASIVAFDKTGTLTKGVFKVTRVETRNGFSEEEIIRFAALAEAHSNHPIAKAIREAYGEEINEAEIVEYEEIAGHGVRARIDGTEVLVGNDRLLHRFKVEHDTCRVKGTVAHVVINGKYAGYIIISDEIKDDAPLAVKELKRLGIKKVVMVTGDNKDVAGEIARHLNLDGFYAELLPEDKVRVIEELEKEAEGKVVFVGDGINDAPVLARADVGVAMGALGSDAAIETADVVIMDDKPSKLPRGIRIARKTQRIVWQNIIFALAVKLSFIGLGILGEATMWEAVFADVGVALIAVFNAMRILR from the coding sequence ATGGCTACCAAACTCAAGCTTGAAGGACTCGACTGCGCTAGCTGTGCATACGAGATAGAGGAGGCCCTCAAGAAGGAGGGCTTTGAGTTTGCGCTGGTCAACTTCACCACCAAGGAGGCCATCATAGAGGGTGACGTTGAGAAGGCCAAAGAGATTATCAAGAAGGTCGAGCCGGACGTTGAGGTCATGGAAGCTGACGAGCACGGCCATGAACACGACCACGGACACGGCCATGAGCACGGTGGGGGTGACTTCAGAAAAACGGTGTACCAGATCGGAGTTTCCCTGGCCCTGTTTGCAATAGGCATAGTAATGCGCTACTACTACGGCATAGACGACGCTTTTGTCTTCGGCATCTTCCTCGCCAGCTACCTCATCTCCGGCTGGAGGGTTCTTAGGAGTGCAGTCGTCAACTCCATCCACGGCAACGTCTTTGACGAGAACTTCCTTATCGCGATAGCCACTATAGGCGCTTTCCTCATCAGGGAGTATCCAGAGGGAGTTGCGGTGATGCTCTTCTACGTCGTGGGAGAGTTCTTCCAGGACCTGGCAGTGGACAGGTCAAGGCGCTCCATAAAGGCCCTGCTTGCCCTCAAGGCAGATTATGCAAACCTGCTTAGAGACGGGGACGTAGTCCGGGTAAAGCCCGAGGAGCTGAAGGTTGGGGACGTTATCATCATCAAGCCCGGTGAGAGGGTTCCCGTTGATGGAGTTATCATCGAGGGTGAGTCGACCGTCGACACCTCCGCTTTAACCGGTGAGAGCGTTCCCAGGACGGTGAAGGAAGGGGAGGAAATCCTATCCGGCATGGTCAACCTATCGGGCGTCCTCAAAGTGCAGGTGACCAAGGGGCTGAAGGAATCAACCATTTCCCGCATCCTTGAGCTCGTCGAGAACGCGAGCGCGAGAAAGGCCAAGACGGAGAAGTTCATAACGCGCTTCGCCCACTACTACACTCCTGCAGTTGTGGGCATAGCTGCACTTATAGCCATAGTCCCTCCGCTTATCACCGGAGACCCGTTCACCCCGTGGATCTACAGGGCCCTGGTGATACTCGTTATCTCGTGCCCGTGTGCGCTTGTTCTGTCGATTCCGCTCGGCTACTTCGGCGGCATAGGCAGGGCAGCGAGGGAGGGAATCCTCGTCAAGGGCTCCAACTACCTCGATGCACTCAAGGAAGCGAGCATAGTGGCCTTTGACAAGACCGGGACGCTGACCAAGGGGGTCTTCAAGGTCACCCGAGTGGAGACGAGGAACGGCTTCAGCGAGGAGGAAATCATCAGATTCGCGGCCCTGGCGGAGGCCCACTCGAACCACCCGATTGCCAAGGCTATACGTGAAGCTTACGGTGAGGAGATCAACGAGGCGGAGATAGTCGAGTACGAGGAGATAGCCGGACACGGCGTCAGGGCGAGGATTGACGGGACGGAGGTCCTTGTCGGAAACGACAGGCTTCTCCACAGGTTCAAGGTCGAGCACGACACGTGCAGGGTTAAGGGGACGGTGGCCCACGTCGTCATCAACGGGAAGTACGCCGGCTACATAATAATCTCGGACGAGATAAAGGATGACGCCCCGCTCGCTGTGAAGGAGCTGAAGCGCCTCGGGATCAAGAAGGTCGTCATGGTCACGGGAGACAACAAAGACGTTGCCGGGGAGATAGCGAGGCATCTCAACTTAGACGGCTTCTACGCGGAGCTGTTGCCGGAGGACAAGGTGAGGGTCATAGAGGAGCTTGAGAAAGAGGCAGAGGGAAAGGTCGTCTTCGTGGGCGACGGAATAAACGATGCTCCCGTCCTGGCCAGGGCGGACGTTGGCGTTGCGATGGGCGCGCTCGGAAGCGATGCGGCGATAGAGACTGCCGATGTCGTCATAATGGACGACAAGCCGTCCAAGCTGCCGAGGGGCATCAGGATAGCGAGAAAGACGCAGAGGATAGTATGGCAGAACATAATCTTTGCCTTAGCGGTCAAACTGTCCTTCATAGGCCTCGGAATCCTTGGAGAGGCGACGATGTGGGAGGCGGTCTTTGCGGACGTCGGCGTTGCCCTCATAGCGGTCTTCAACGCGATGAGGATTCTGAGGTGA
- a CDS encoding ArsR/SmtB family transcription factor, translating into MTEVCKVYEEHLDKILEAQAKIPEEEAVLEAADFFDALGNPTRLKILLALMEAGELCTCDLSAITKLSVSAISHQLRILKDRKIVAYRKDGKNVFYRLDDEHIREILRIAIEHLSEVK; encoded by the coding sequence ATGACGGAAGTGTGTAAGGTGTATGAGGAACACCTGGATAAAATCTTGGAAGCCCAGGCAAAAATTCCAGAGGAGGAGGCTGTATTGGAAGCGGCGGACTTTTTCGACGCCCTCGGGAACCCCACGAGGCTCAAAATCCTGCTCGCGCTTATGGAAGCGGGGGAGCTCTGCACCTGTGACCTCTCTGCGATAACGAAACTTTCAGTTTCGGCGATTTCTCACCAGCTCCGCATCCTCAAGGACAGAAAGATAGTCGCCTACCGCAAGGACGGCAAGAACGTGTTCTACCGTCTCGACGACGAGCACATCAGGGAGATTTTGAGGATAGCGATTGAGCACCTTTCGGAGGTGAAGTGA
- a CDS encoding DMT family transporter produces the protein MTHHHGYIGALLAAFLFGISSTLNKIALENVHPLVVAGSIYLTAGVVLMVIRYTPVKDRILEQLKSKVATQDSFSRKDFLLLGVIALFGSFLAPLLFMFGLDRTTAVNASLLLNTETLFTVILALLLFGEKISRRGAIGILFILVGAVVVSTESLVGVHLTEGLLGNALVVLASLSWAIDNNLSKLLSLKRDLLLVTSLKGLLGGSALLSLAVLFSIPLDIPLESLPYLLTVGSLSIGFSIVLFLFALREIGAMKTGAIFATSSLMGAVTAFLVLGESFTGIKAIFGMVMLVGVYLLSE, from the coding sequence ATGACACACCACCACGGGTATATTGGGGCACTCCTGGCCGCGTTCTTGTTCGGGATTAGCTCGACCCTAAACAAAATAGCACTGGAGAACGTCCACCCGCTCGTGGTAGCGGGGAGCATATACCTCACCGCGGGAGTGGTTTTAATGGTCATTCGGTATACTCCCGTTAAGGACAGAATACTGGAGCAGCTAAAATCCAAAGTGGCGACGCAGGACTCCTTTTCCCGTAAAGACTTTCTGCTTCTGGGAGTTATAGCACTGTTCGGCTCTTTTTTGGCACCCCTGTTATTCATGTTTGGGCTGGACAGGACAACGGCGGTCAATGCCTCCCTGCTCCTCAATACCGAGACGCTGTTTACGGTCATACTTGCGCTCCTCCTTTTTGGAGAAAAGATATCACGCAGAGGGGCCATCGGTATTCTTTTTATCTTAGTTGGAGCCGTTGTTGTCTCGACGGAGTCCCTTGTGGGGGTTCATCTCACGGAAGGGCTTCTGGGCAACGCCCTGGTTGTGCTGGCAAGTCTTTCATGGGCTATAGACAACAATCTCAGCAAGCTCTTGAGCCTCAAGAGGGATCTGCTGTTGGTGACTTCCCTAAAAGGGTTACTGGGCGGAAGTGCTCTCCTGTCTTTGGCCGTATTGTTTAGTATCCCCCTGGATATCCCCCTTGAAAGCCTTCCGTATCTCTTAACCGTTGGTTCGCTCAGCATTGGATTCTCCATTGTGCTGTTCCTTTTTGCCCTGAGGGAAATTGGTGCCATGAAAACAGGAGCAATATTTGCCACGTCTTCCTTGATGGGCGCCGTTACTGCCTTTTTGGTTCTTGGGGAGAGCTTTACGGGAATAAAAGCGATTTTCGGAATGGTTATGCTTGTGGGAGTATATCTTCTCTCAGAATGA
- a CDS encoding YHS domain-containing protein, with translation MPIDPVCGMEVSEDTGLKVEYGGKVYYFCSPGCKAEFEANPKKYAGTEGMGHSHRSRHGHHRGHRMGGCHH, from the coding sequence ATGCCGATTGACCCCGTCTGCGGAATGGAGGTGAGTGAGGACACCGGACTTAAGGTCGAGTACGGCGGGAAGGTCTACTACTTCTGCTCCCCGGGATGCAAGGCGGAGTTCGAGGCAAACCCCAAAAAATACGCCGGAACTGAGGGTATGGGGCATTCCCATCGCTCCCGCCACGGGCACCACAGAGGGCACCGCATGGGTGGTTGCCACCACTGA
- a CDS encoding heavy-metal-associated domain-containing protein — translation MTEVVLKIPNMSCKHCVMRITKAIESVGARGEVSLEEKKAVVQFDPGKVRLEDIVRAIERYGYEVEVA, via the coding sequence ATGACCGAAGTCGTGTTGAAGATACCTAACATGAGCTGCAAGCACTGCGTTATGAGAATAACCAAGGCGATAGAGAGCGTTGGGGCAAGGGGCGAAGTCAGCCTTGAGGAAAAGAAGGCCGTTGTCCAGTTCGACCCCGGAAAGGTTCGCCTGGAGGACATAGTCAGGGCCATCGAAAGGTACGGCTACGAAGTGGAGGTGGCCTGA
- a CDS encoding DUF302 domain-containing protein has translation MEFYYVKRFDEDLDFLWERFKKKLEEAGFLLIGERIPVAITETESGIIADYHLLFICHSELVEELVKIDPNIGALLPCTGFGYRTEEGNYLGVTLPSVAWKIAGEKVVELMRPMEEQVKEIIDSL, from the coding sequence ATGGAGTTCTACTACGTCAAGCGTTTTGACGAGGATCTCGACTTCCTCTGGGAGCGCTTCAAGAAAAAGCTGGAGGAAGCGGGCTTTCTGCTCATCGGTGAGCGCATTCCGGTAGCTATAACCGAGACGGAAAGCGGGATAATAGCCGACTACCACCTTCTCTTCATCTGCCACAGCGAGCTTGTTGAGGAGCTGGTAAAGATAGACCCCAACATAGGTGCCCTGCTCCCGTGCACCGGCTTCGGCTACAGGACTGAGGAGGGCAACTACCTCGGCGTTACCCTGCCGAGCGTCGCCTGGAAGATTGCAGGAGAGAAGGTTGTCGAGCTGATGAGGCCCATGGAGGAGCAGGTGAAGGAAATCATAGACTCCCTTTAA
- a CDS encoding CoA-binding protein, translating into MDVDGFRRIALVGASPNPDKYGNVILRDLLEKGFEVLLVNPKYDEIEGLRCYRSVRELPKDVDVIVFVVPPHVGLQVAKEAVEAGFKRLWFQPGAESDEIARFLDEKGVEYSFWKCIMVETSG; encoded by the coding sequence ATGGATGTGGATGGCTTCAGGAGGATAGCCCTCGTTGGGGCAAGCCCGAACCCGGACAAGTACGGCAACGTAATACTCAGGGATCTACTTGAAAAGGGCTTTGAGGTTCTTCTGGTTAATCCCAAGTATGACGAGATTGAAGGCCTCAGGTGCTACAGGAGCGTTCGGGAACTTCCGAAGGACGTTGACGTTATAGTCTTCGTCGTTCCGCCCCACGTTGGGCTTCAGGTCGCAAAGGAAGCCGTTGAAGCGGGTTTCAAGAGGCTCTGGTTCCAGCCGGGGGCGGAGAGCGATGAGATAGCCAGGTTTCTCGATGAGAAAGGTGTGGAGTACAGCTTTTGGAAATGCATAATGGTAGAAACTTCGGGCTGA
- a CDS encoding FTR1 family iron permease: MSVGAFLITFREALEAAIIVAIIIAYLRRTNRANQIKDVWIGTALSVGFSLLLGIGILKFYGGLAEKELFEGIASYLAVIVLTSMIYWMATKGKDIRAEIESKVSKSIAPLALIGFTFIVVFREGLETVLFLTPFMTRDLTGTLIGLGAGLAGALVLAYLIYGVGMRIDLRRFFYFSSILLVFVAAGLAGYGTHELIEWAEEEGYSLGVFATQAYDLGIPSDSIWHHKGAIGSIFAVLFGYSVSMEWGRVIVQFGYLIVALYLVLRAYGKGPALNREKKAAESAA, translated from the coding sequence ATGAGCGTTGGTGCCTTCCTCATAACCTTCAGAGAGGCCCTTGAGGCGGCCATAATAGTGGCGATAATAATAGCCTACCTGAGAAGAACCAACAGGGCGAACCAGATAAAGGACGTGTGGATAGGGACTGCTCTTTCAGTTGGCTTTAGCCTGCTCCTTGGGATAGGTATACTGAAGTTCTACGGGGGCCTGGCCGAGAAGGAGCTCTTCGAGGGGATTGCTTCGTACCTCGCCGTGATAGTTCTCACCAGCATGATATACTGGATGGCGACCAAGGGAAAGGACATAAGGGCGGAAATAGAGAGCAAGGTGAGCAAGTCAATAGCCCCCCTGGCCCTAATAGGATTCACGTTCATCGTTGTCTTCAGGGAGGGGCTTGAGACGGTTCTCTTCCTCACGCCATTCATGACCCGGGACCTGACCGGAACACTCATCGGCCTCGGCGCCGGATTGGCGGGGGCACTCGTGCTGGCCTACCTGATATACGGGGTTGGCATGCGCATAGACCTTAGGAGGTTCTTCTACTTCAGCTCAATACTGCTTGTGTTCGTGGCGGCCGGTCTTGCGGGCTACGGCACTCACGAGCTTATCGAGTGGGCTGAGGAGGAGGGCTACTCCCTGGGTGTGTTTGCTACCCAAGCCTACGACCTTGGGATTCCGAGCGATAGCATCTGGCACCACAAGGGAGCCATCGGTTCAATCTTCGCTGTGCTCTTCGGATACTCCGTGAGCATGGAGTGGGGGAGGGTGATAGTTCAGTTCGGATACCTTATAGTTGCCCTCTACCTCGTGCTGAGGGCCTACGGCAAGGGGCCGGCACTGAACCGCGAGAAAAAGGCCGCGGAGAGCGCGGCCTGA
- a CDS encoding peroxiredoxin translates to MVKVGEIVPDFEADAYLPEKDDIGKVRLSDYRGKWVVLAFYPADFTFVCPTELEELADYYEEFKKEGAEILSVSTDTAYVHKAWHDTSPAIKKIRYPMLADPAGKISRLFGTYIEDEGVSWRATFIIDPDGKVVHMEMHDLSIGRSAKEILRRLKASKYVREHPGQVCPASWEPGKETLEVSLDLVGKI, encoded by the coding sequence ATGGTGAAGGTTGGAGAAATCGTCCCTGACTTCGAGGCCGATGCGTACCTCCCCGAGAAGGACGACATCGGGAAGGTCAGGCTTTCGGACTACAGGGGCAAGTGGGTTGTCCTTGCCTTTTACCCGGCTGACTTCACCTTCGTCTGCCCGACGGAGCTTGAGGAGCTGGCCGACTATTACGAGGAGTTCAAGAAGGAAGGGGCTGAGATACTCAGCGTTTCGACCGATACCGCCTACGTCCACAAGGCCTGGCACGACACATCGCCAGCTATAAAGAAGATAAGATACCCCATGCTCGCCGACCCTGCTGGAAAAATAAGCCGGCTCTTTGGAACCTACATAGAGGACGAGGGCGTTTCATGGAGGGCGACCTTCATAATAGACCCCGACGGAAAGGTCGTCCACATGGAGATGCACGACCTCAGCATAGGCAGGAGCGCAAAGGAGATCCTCAGGAGGCTCAAGGCTTCCAAGTACGTGAGGGAGCACCCCGGTCAGGTCTGCCCGGCGAGCTGGGAGCCCGGCAAGGAGACACTGGAGGTCAGCCTCGACCTGGTAGGGAAGATATGA
- a CDS encoding NADPH-dependent FMN reductase — protein sequence MKVKIILGTAREGRKSEKVAKYLVKKAGALGWEAELIDVRDYLLAYTHRWKVTPEMEVYRNKILEADALVIVAPEYNGSYPGELKILLDTIYDEYEALPVGIVTVSSVTGGVRLLQELRLASVNYRMLPVGQVLFYNVDDLFDGEELKDEKYRERVERLFRTLEKYAKALRPIREEVRERLREKTEGV from the coding sequence ATGAAGGTCAAGATAATTCTCGGAACGGCAAGGGAAGGACGGAAGAGTGAGAAAGTCGCGAAATACCTCGTGAAGAAGGCCGGGGCACTCGGCTGGGAGGCCGAGCTTATAGACGTCAGGGACTACCTCCTGGCCTACACCCACCGCTGGAAGGTAACGCCCGAGATGGAGGTCTACAGGAACAAAATCCTTGAGGCCGATGCCCTTGTCATAGTTGCTCCAGAATACAACGGGAGCTACCCCGGGGAGCTGAAGATCCTCCTCGACACGATATATGACGAATACGAGGCCCTTCCAGTGGGTATTGTCACCGTCTCCAGCGTTACCGGAGGAGTGAGGCTTCTCCAGGAGCTTAGACTTGCCAGCGTGAACTACCGCATGCTGCCGGTCGGGCAGGTTCTCTTCTACAACGTCGACGACCTGTTCGATGGTGAAGAGCTGAAGGACGAGAAGTACAGAGAACGGGTTGAACGGCTTTTCAGGACCCTTGAGAAGTACGCTAAAGCTCTAAGGCCAATAAGGGAGGAGGTAAGGGAGAGACTGAGGGAGAAGACAGAGGGAGTCTAA
- a CDS encoding Lrp/AsnC family transcriptional regulator: protein MDERDLLIYRLLRKNGRMKVSEIARELGISHPSARERLEKLERRGDLRVQALLNIRKRNFVSAVVNLKVRSMDEAEKLADVFARCPRTVFVATTTGKYNLNLALIAESYSALEATIENTIRPMESVKEMDVSLGSSPAYPEFVDFKLEPTRKVAPCGKVCTECYIYGKKCMGCPATVYFMGLVGGGGIRLPLSSPSVSPLPPPLLALEL from the coding sequence ATGGACGAACGCGACCTGCTGATATACCGCCTGCTGAGGAAGAACGGCAGGATGAAGGTGTCCGAGATAGCGAGGGAGCTGGGGATAAGCCACCCCTCCGCGAGGGAGAGGCTTGAAAAGCTGGAGAGGCGGGGGGACTTAAGGGTTCAGGCACTGCTGAACATCAGGAAGAGGAACTTTGTCTCCGCGGTGGTGAACCTCAAGGTTCGGAGCATGGACGAGGCCGAGAAGCTGGCCGATGTTTTTGCAAGGTGCCCGAGAACGGTCTTCGTCGCCACGACAACCGGTAAGTACAACCTAAACCTGGCTCTCATAGCGGAGAGCTACTCTGCCCTTGAGGCTACCATAGAAAACACGATACGGCCCATGGAGTCGGTTAAGGAGATGGACGTCTCCCTCGGTTCGTCTCCAGCCTATCCAGAGTTCGTTGACTTCAAGCTGGAGCCGACGAGGAAAGTTGCCCCCTGCGGGAAGGTCTGCACGGAGTGCTACATCTACGGCAAGAAATGTATGGGCTGTCCGGCGACGGTTTACTTCATGGGGTTGGTGGGAGGGGGAGGGATTAGACTCCCTCTGTCTTCTCCCTCAGTCTCTCCCTTACCTCCTCCCTTATTGGCCTTAGAGCTTTAG
- a CDS encoding YgaP family membrane protein, with product MERNEGTLDRLLRIVIGIVLLGIWAGMNVPYETVLLIVGLIALVTGLTGFCAIYKLLGISTCKEC from the coding sequence ATGGAGCGGAACGAGGGAACCCTCGACAGGCTTTTGAGGATAGTTATAGGAATAGTACTGCTCGGCATATGGGCGGGCATGAACGTGCCCTACGAGACCGTGCTTTTGATAGTCGGCCTCATCGCACTGGTGACCGGACTTACCGGCTTCTGTGCAATTTATAAACTCCTGGGCATAAGTACCTGCAAAGAGTGCTGA
- a CDS encoding cytochrome b5 domain-containing protein produces MKRVTKVLIASGELLIAASLALMVTGLAMNDPTSTLGSLMSYETARRVHTIASYLFIPLFYVHTAAGLLVIANRTERLKTEKARRTLVGAWTVLTVLLVVAGFTAFGTGRLALGSVQATAVLTLEEVAKHSSENDCWVVVENRVYNVTSLIDTHPGGRDAILKYCGTNATEVFFLEHNQNDYEALQAYYIGTINGPIVNQGNGTEKG; encoded by the coding sequence GTGAAGCGCGTAACCAAGGTGCTCATAGCATCGGGGGAGCTGCTGATAGCGGCCAGTCTGGCACTGATGGTAACCGGCCTGGCAATGAACGACCCGACGTCAACCCTTGGGTCTCTGATGAGCTACGAAACTGCCAGGAGAGTCCACACCATAGCGTCGTACCTCTTCATCCCCCTCTTTTACGTCCACACTGCGGCGGGCCTCCTCGTTATTGCGAACAGAACGGAGAGGCTGAAAACAGAAAAGGCCAGAAGGACACTCGTCGGGGCCTGGACAGTCCTCACGGTGCTCCTCGTGGTGGCAGGATTTACCGCCTTCGGCACGGGGCGGTTGGCGTTAGGAAGCGTCCAGGCCACAGCAGTGCTGACCCTCGAAGAGGTCGCGAAGCACAGCAGCGAAAACGACTGCTGGGTCGTAGTCGAAAACAGGGTCTACAACGTCACGTCGCTGATAGACACCCACCCCGGCGGCAGGGATGCAATACTGAAATACTGCGGCACAAACGCGACCGAGGTCTTTTTCCTTGAACACAACCAGAACGACTACGAGGCACTCCAGGCGTACTACATCGGCACAATCAACGGGCCGATCGTTAATCAAGGAAATGGCACAGAAAAAGGCTGA